A genomic region of Leptolyngbya sp. CCY15150 contains the following coding sequences:
- a CDS encoding sodium/glutamate symporter, translating to MFNLRTAMFAFILLALLLLAGRFVKQRSRWCQRLYLPSSIMAGVLGLLLGPGVLGAIATSIGGEDTLLAGGLFSPDISAVWSQMPGVFINVVFAALFLGESIPAPRDIWRKAAPQVVFGQTLAWGQYVVGLLVTIVILIPLFDINPMAAALIEIGFEGGHGTAGGMIETLSDLGFADGGDLALGLATVGIVSGIVCGTALADWGRRKGHVSMLNRDVTEPAEIPDLNVLAETPEIRQQRARLLHNLLIDPLSINAAIVGAAIAVGWLMLEALKWIESVTWGQAGFALFPFVPLFPLALIGGIVVQVILNRLGLGSLIIRPMVQNIAGVALDVLIVAAIASISLQVIGANLGVFLVLSVVGVSWNVLIFLWWAPRVFPTYWFEKGIGDMGQSMGVTATGILLIRMVDSDNHTGAFEGFAYKQLFFEPIVGGGLFTAAAPALINRLGAGPMLAITSGLLLFWIVVGYSLIRQARRPSMGET from the coding sequence GTGTTCAACCTACGCACGGCAATGTTTGCCTTCATCCTGCTGGCACTATTGCTGCTGGCAGGACGTTTTGTAAAACAACGAAGTCGATGGTGTCAGCGTCTCTATCTTCCCTCCTCCATCATGGCTGGAGTGCTGGGTCTACTGCTGGGGCCGGGAGTTTTGGGGGCGATCGCTACCTCCATTGGGGGTGAGGATACGCTCTTGGCTGGCGGTTTATTTTCCCCGGATATTAGTGCCGTCTGGTCTCAGATGCCGGGGGTCTTTATCAACGTGGTGTTTGCGGCGCTGTTTTTGGGTGAATCAATCCCAGCTCCCCGCGATATTTGGCGTAAGGCCGCGCCCCAAGTTGTTTTTGGCCAAACCTTGGCCTGGGGGCAGTATGTGGTGGGTCTCTTGGTGACCATTGTGATTTTGATTCCCCTGTTTGACATTAACCCCATGGCGGCGGCCTTGATTGAAATTGGTTTTGAAGGAGGGCATGGCACGGCGGGCGGCATGATCGAAACCTTGTCGGATCTTGGCTTTGCCGATGGGGGGGACTTGGCTCTAGGTCTGGCAACCGTGGGGATTGTGTCTGGTATTGTCTGCGGCACGGCCTTGGCCGACTGGGGACGGCGCAAGGGCCATGTGTCGATGCTCAACCGGGATGTGACGGAGCCGGCCGAAATTCCTGACCTGAATGTGTTGGCTGAAACGCCTGAAATTCGCCAGCAGCGGGCTAGATTATTGCACAACCTGCTGATCGATCCTCTGTCGATTAATGCGGCGATTGTGGGGGCGGCGATCGCGGTGGGTTGGCTGATGCTAGAAGCGCTGAAGTGGATTGAGTCGGTGACCTGGGGGCAGGCGGGTTTTGCCCTATTTCCCTTTGTGCCGCTGTTTCCCTTGGCTCTGATCGGTGGCATTGTGGTGCAGGTGATTCTCAACCGTCTGGGGTTGGGGTCTTTGATTATCCGTCCTATGGTACAAAATATTGCCGGGGTGGCGCTGGATGTGTTGATTGTGGCCGCGATCGCCTCCATTTCTCTGCAGGTTATCGGCGCAAATCTCGGTGTATTCCTGGTGCTGAGCGTGGTGGGGGTATCGTGGAATGTGCTGATCTTTCTCTGGTGGGCCCCTCGGGTTTTTCCCACCTACTGGTTTGAGAAGGGCATTGGCGACATGGGTCAATCTATGGGGGTTACGGCTACCGGCATTTTGCTGATTCGTATGGTGGATTCAGATAACCACACCGGCGCGTTTGAAGGGTTTGCCTACAAGCAACTGTTTTTTGAACCGATTGTCGGCGGCGGCTTATTTACAGCGGCGGCTCCGGCGTTGATCAATCGTCTGGGTGCAGGGCCCATGCTGGCCATTACTAGTGGGCTACTCCTGTTTTGGATCGTTGTTGGCTACAGCCTAATCCGCCAAGCCCGACGGCCGTCCATGGGGGAAACCTAG
- a CDS encoding heme-binding protein codes for MYLRSTQELTHAAAQVILQGAIAKAESMGVPQCIAIVDAGGNLLAFLRMDGAKVLSQLSATQKAITAASSRVPTGGVPGDVELKLAFATGGQLTNLKGGLPIVIHGQVVGAIGVGSGTGDQDVEVGQAGLDALMAVLS; via the coding sequence ATGTATCTACGTTCAACTCAAGAATTAACTCATGCAGCAGCGCAGGTTATCTTACAGGGGGCGATCGCTAAAGCTGAATCCATGGGCGTTCCCCAATGTATCGCCATCGTTGATGCTGGCGGTAATTTGCTAGCGTTCCTGCGCATGGATGGTGCCAAGGTGCTCAGCCAACTGTCTGCCACCCAAAAAGCCATCACGGCGGCCTCGTCCCGCGTTCCTACCGGGGGTGTCCCTGGGGATGTGGAGCTAAAGCTTGCCTTTGCCACGGGCGGGCAATTAACAAACCTCAAAGGCGGTCTACCGATTGTAATTCATGGACAAGTGGTGGGAGCGATCGGGGTTGGCTCTGGTACAGGAGATCAAGATGTGGAGGTAGGCCAGGCAGGACTTGATGCCTTGATGGCTGTCCTCAGTTAG
- a CDS encoding GntR family transcriptional regulator translates to MATKHTIPNLAPSPRTSQANVTQHLRRLILAGHLPPGTRLVQADLAASLHMSVTPIREALRQLSSEGLIDLDAFRGAVVHTPTLVELEEIFDIRAALIPLSVRKSMGQVTHAQLQAAEALLDQMDAEPDQAEWIVLNRDFHWLLYGPIPTSHLHNILQRLSDIATLYINLSFTQHPGQRASADAEHRAILAAYRAQDVDQATHLLLSHINSTLDSARIVLAPQ, encoded by the coding sequence ATGGCCACCAAACATACGATTCCTAACCTTGCGCCCAGTCCTCGCACCAGCCAGGCAAATGTCACCCAGCACCTGCGACGATTGATTCTGGCAGGGCATCTACCCCCCGGCACTCGTCTGGTTCAGGCTGACCTAGCGGCATCTTTGCATATGAGCGTCACCCCCATCCGTGAAGCTCTGCGGCAACTGAGCAGTGAGGGCTTGATTGACCTAGATGCCTTTCGCGGAGCCGTGGTTCATACCCCTACCCTGGTGGAACTGGAAGAAATTTTTGATATTCGTGCTGCTCTCATCCCCCTCTCCGTACGTAAAAGTATGGGGCAGGTGACCCATGCCCAACTGCAGGCCGCTGAAGCATTGCTGGATCAGATGGACGCCGAACCTGACCAAGCCGAATGGATTGTGCTGAATCGCGACTTCCACTGGCTGCTCTACGGCCCCATCCCCACCTCTCATTTACATAATATTCTCCAACGCCTGTCTGATATTGCCACCCTCTATATCAATCTATCGTTTACCCAGCATCCTGGCCAGCGTGCCTCCGCCGATGCCGAACACCGGGCTATTCTTGCTGCCTACCGCGCTCAGGACGTAGATCAGGCCACCCACCTGTTGCTCAGCCACATTAACTCAACCCTAGACTCAGCTCGCATAGTGCTTGCCCCCCAGTAA
- a CDS encoding ring-opening amidohydrolase: MESTWTETGVYRLPMAAPDDVSGLQQLLETKAIAADDIVAIIAQTEGTGYARGYSALCMQLLLSEYLHLTPQAVFDRIPMMMIGLCGGLMSPHYTVFTRRTVAAPSSPPSGKRLTVGVANTRVLLPEDYGTLTQIKLVAAAVEEAIAQAGITDLADVHCVEVKCPAMTPGRLQDAAQRGMAVVSSNLGQASSFSKGASALGIALALKELTIDQLSDDVVNRDRSLFTQKGSVSAGGEQSACRVLVMGNSDRSISPYRVGHGVMVDQLDSQGIYASLSSAGLEVTTLLTPEHQQRIVQMFVNCGADAVSAVRDRRHTMHSDFLAGYAGIVAKAVANAVVASVVGDPMILASAGNEHQGAPGSNLIAAIVREDGTV, translated from the coding sequence ATGGAATCAACTTGGACTGAAACCGGTGTCTATCGTCTACCCATGGCTGCCCCAGACGATGTCAGTGGCTTACAGCAGTTACTGGAAACAAAGGCGATCGCTGCTGACGATATCGTAGCCATCATTGCCCAAACAGAGGGCACCGGCTATGCCCGAGGCTACAGCGCCCTCTGTATGCAACTGCTGCTCTCGGAGTATTTACATCTTACCCCCCAGGCAGTATTTGATCGGATTCCCATGATGATGATCGGTCTCTGTGGTGGGCTGATGAGTCCTCACTATACGGTTTTTACCCGGCGTACCGTTGCTGCTCCTAGCAGTCCACCCAGCGGCAAACGGCTCACGGTGGGTGTGGCCAATACCCGTGTCTTGCTGCCGGAAGACTATGGCACGCTGACGCAAATCAAGCTCGTCGCTGCTGCCGTGGAGGAGGCGATCGCCCAAGCGGGCATCACTGATTTAGCGGATGTTCACTGTGTGGAAGTTAAATGTCCAGCGATGACCCCAGGTCGCTTACAAGACGCGGCGCAGCGGGGCATGGCAGTGGTGAGCAGTAATCTAGGGCAGGCCAGTTCCTTCTCCAAGGGAGCCAGTGCTTTGGGAATTGCCTTAGCGTTGAAGGAACTGACCATCGATCAGCTTAGTGATGACGTGGTCAATCGCGATCGCTCCTTATTTACCCAAAAGGGATCGGTTTCGGCTGGGGGTGAACAATCAGCCTGTCGGGTTTTAGTGATGGGGAATAGCGATCGCTCTATCAGTCCCTATCGAGTTGGGCACGGAGTCATGGTGGATCAGCTTGACAGCCAGGGCATCTATGCATCCTTATCTAGCGCTGGCTTAGAGGTCACGACACTGCTCACGCCGGAGCATCAGCAGCGGATTGTGCAGATGTTTGTGAACTGCGGAGCTGACGCAGTATCGGCCGTGCGTGATCGCCGCCATACGATGCACAGCGATTTTCTGGCAGGCTATGCCGGAATTGTCGCCAAGGCCGTGGCGAATGCAGTGGTAGCGTCGGTGGTGGGGGATCCCATGATCTTGGCATCTGCGGGTAACGAACATCAGGGGGCTCCAGGCAGTAACCTGATTGCGGCAATTGTACGCGAGGACGGCACGGTCTAG
- a CDS encoding RluA family pseudouridine synthase, whose translation MTVALPLALYEPEAIAPHEAPCAAYWYEGRCPSTGDWLRLPRSPLAESVARRVMDELAVDPICSQEGKMYGVLLAATATAEIQVLKAFSGTLQGQTDRPGWVPPLPARQTLRTAEIETLHQLEQMKQQLQELHSLPIRQQYAEVKQFCDQQRQQMGDRHRQRQQHRQQQRVVLQQTLLGTEQAIALESLDQQSRQDGSELRHLKRQHRQQLQPLEEAIAQADAQMRQIKQARKQLSRSLQSQLHEAYQLTNFAGEWRSLPDLNPHLPSGTGDCCAPKLLYYAATHQLTPLAMAEFWWGPSQGDRVAGRFYEACADRCQPLMGFMLSGLSQAIASQPSLPILYEDDWLVAVDKPAGLLSVPGRTSDRQDSVLSRLRSRLPHVTAVHRLDQDTSGVLLLAKTPESDRALRQQFQARQVRKTYEAIVIGHVATDQGHIDLPLQADPDHAPRQLVHPQGKTSHTHYRVVDRQGDRTRLEFAPITGRTHQLRVHAAQGLGCPIWGDRLYGGGVADRLHLHAHHLTLCHPHRQTWLTLSAPLPF comes from the coding sequence ATGACCGTTGCTCTACCCCTAGCGCTGTACGAACCAGAAGCGATCGCCCCCCATGAGGCACCGTGCGCCGCCTACTGGTATGAGGGACGCTGTCCGAGCACTGGGGACTGGCTGCGACTGCCGCGATCGCCCTTGGCAGAATCTGTAGCGCGGCGGGTAATGGATGAGTTGGCGGTAGATCCCATCTGTTCTCAGGAGGGCAAGATGTATGGGGTGCTGCTGGCTGCAACGGCAACGGCAGAGATCCAAGTGCTCAAGGCGTTTTCAGGAACCCTGCAGGGGCAGACTGATCGCCCAGGTTGGGTGCCGCCTCTGCCGGCTCGTCAGACCTTAAGGACGGCGGAGATTGAGACACTGCACCAGCTAGAGCAGATGAAACAGCAGCTTCAGGAGCTGCACAGCTTACCAATACGCCAGCAGTATGCAGAGGTGAAGCAGTTCTGTGATCAGCAACGGCAGCAGATGGGCGATCGCCATCGGCAACGGCAGCAGCACCGACAGCAGCAGCGCGTTGTTCTCCAGCAAACTCTCCTAGGAACAGAGCAGGCGATCGCCCTTGAGTCCTTAGATCAGCAAAGCCGTCAGGATGGAAGCGAGTTGCGCCACCTGAAACGCCAGCATCGCCAGCAACTGCAGCCGTTGGAAGAAGCGATCGCCCAAGCCGATGCCCAGATGCGTCAGATCAAGCAGGCCCGCAAGCAGCTATCTCGGAGCCTGCAGAGTCAGCTCCATGAGGCCTACCAACTGACAAACTTTGCTGGAGAATGGCGATCGCTGCCTGATCTAAACCCTCACCTGCCCAGCGGCACCGGCGACTGCTGTGCTCCCAAGCTGCTCTACTACGCCGCCACCCATCAGCTCACCCCCTTGGCCATGGCTGAATTTTGGTGGGGGCCATCCCAGGGCGATCGCGTGGCGGGTCGGTTTTACGAAGCCTGCGCTGACCGTTGCCAGCCGCTCATGGGCTTCATGCTGTCAGGGCTATCCCAGGCGATCGCCTCCCAGCCTTCCCTGCCCATCCTCTATGAAGACGACTGGCTAGTGGCTGTAGACAAACCAGCAGGATTACTTTCCGTACCAGGACGAACCAGCGATCGCCAGGATAGTGTCCTCAGCCGCCTTCGCTCTCGTCTACCCCACGTGACTGCCGTCCATCGCTTGGATCAAGATACCTCTGGGGTGCTGCTGCTGGCTAAAACTCCGGAGAGCGATCGCGCTCTGCGGCAGCAGTTTCAAGCTCGCCAAGTGCGAAAAACCTATGAAGCCATCGTCATCGGTCACGTTGCCACCGATCAAGGCCACATCGATCTGCCTTTGCAAGCAGACCCCGATCATGCCCCTCGCCAGCTCGTTCACCCTCAGGGAAAAACCAGCCATACCCACTATCGCGTCGTCGATCGCCAGGGCGATCGCACCCGCCTAGAATTTGCACCCATCACCGGTCGCACCCATCAACTGCGCGTTCATGCCGCCCAGGGGCTGGGTTGTCCTATCTGGGGCGATCGCCTCTATGGCGGGGGGGTGGCCGATCGCCTGCACCTCCACGCCCATCACCTCACCCTTTGCCATCCCCATCGCCAGACTTGGCTGACCCTCTCAGCGCCTCTGCCCTTTTGA